The Pectobacterium sp. A5351 genome contains the following window.
CCTTTCGGTATTTTCCTCAACGATCTGGTCGCCAGCGGCGCTGCCATCATTGACGGCAAGGCAAGCTGGTTAATCCCGATGCTGATGGGTGGCCTGCAACCGTTCCTGGTGATCACCGGTACGGCCTGGGCGATGACGCCGATTGCCACCTCGCAGCTTACCCGTAACGGCTTCGAGATGATCAACGGGCCCGGCATGCTGGCCTCCAACATTGCTCAGGGTGCCGCCACACTGTGTGTCGCGTTTAAAACCAAGAACAAGAATCTGAAACAGTTGGCTTCTTCGGCAGGCTTCACCGCGCTGCTGGGTATCACCGAGCCTTCCCTGTACGGGGTGACGCTGAAACTGAAGAAACCGCTGATTGCCGCCATGATCGGCGGGGGCTGTGCAGGGATCTATGCCGGGCTGTCCGGGCTGGTTCGCTATGCCTTCGTCTCTCCAGGGCTGGCTGCTCTGCCTGCCTTCATTGGTGAAAACCCGATGAACATCGTCCATGCCTTGATCACCTGCGCCATCGCGATTGTCGTCACGTTTGCTCTCACCTGGATCATGGGATTCGACGATCCGGTGGATGAAACTGACGCTGTTCAAACCGACTCGGCTCAGGCAGACCAACGCCACACAGCACCAGCAGTCGATACCGCAGAAAAACACGCAGAACCACAAACTATCCTCAGCCCGCTGTCCGGCAAGCTGGTCGCGCTGAATGACATCAACGATGACGTATTCTCACAGGGATTACTGGGACAAGGTGTGGCGATTATTCCTGACAACGGTGAAGTGGTCGCGCCCGTCAGTGGCGAAATCATCACGTTCCTTGAATCTAAACACGCCGTCGGCATCCGCGCTGACAGTGGTCTGGAATTACTGATTCATGTCGGCCTCGATACGGTGAATCTCAACGGCAAACACTTTACCGGCTATGTGCAACCGGGTGACAGAGTTAGCGCGGGAGACAGGTTGATCAGCTTCGATCTCAATGAAATCACGCGGTTGGGCTATGACCCAATTACGCCCGTCGTGATCATCAACAGCGATGACTACGCCA
Protein-coding sequences here:
- a CDS encoding beta-glucoside-specific PTS transporter subunit IIABC, whose protein sequence is MNYQKLGVDILALSGGKQNVSKLTHCATRLRFEFNDNHAVQAEAIAKLPGVISVVDRGGQFQVVIGNDVQITYRAILNEIGEMNSQRNADNKQQEKKGGIFTQIISVISTTFTPVIPAITGAGMIKALLAILKLAGLISADSTTYRLLDTISDAAFFFLPVLLAYGASIKFACNPILAMTIAGALLHPNLAQLLASGGPISFIGIPVRLADYAGSVLPIILTVWIMSYIEQFAEKISPSMIKFFTKPMIVLLFTAPLALVVIGPFGIFLNDLVASGAAIIDGKASWLIPMLMGGLQPFLVITGTAWAMTPIATSQLTRNGFEMINGPGMLASNIAQGAATLCVAFKTKNKNLKQLASSAGFTALLGITEPSLYGVTLKLKKPLIAAMIGGGCAGIYAGLSGLVRYAFVSPGLAALPAFIGENPMNIVHALITCAIAIVVTFALTWIMGFDDPVDETDAVQTDSAQADQRHTAPAVDTAEKHAEPQTILSPLSGKLVALNDINDDVFSQGLLGQGVAIIPDNGEVVAPVSGEIITFLESKHAVGIRADSGLELLIHVGLDTVNLNGKHFTGYVQPGDRVSAGDRLISFDLNEITRLGYDPITPVVIINSDDYASVVCTAPQPIAPMDTIINVKV